The DNA sequence CAGGCCCAGCCGCGGTCCCCTTCCGCGTAGAAGTGGAACTCGTCCATCACGACCTGGCCCACGTCGGCGTCCTTGCCGTCGCGCAGCGCGATCGACGCCAGCACCTCGGCGGTGCAGCAGATGACCGGGGCGTCGGCGTTGACGGACGCGTCGCCGGTGAGCATGCCGACGTTCTCGGTGCCGAAGATCTTGCACAGCTCGAAGAACTTCTCCGAGACCAGGGCCTTGATCGGTGCCGTGTAGAAGGTGACCTCGTCGCGCGCGAGGGCGGCGAAGTGGGCGCCCGCCGCGATCATGCTCTTGCCGGAGCCCGTGGGCGTCGACACGATCACGTTCGCCCCCGAGACCGCCTCGATCAGCGCCTCCTCCTGGTGGGGATAGAGCGTGAGACCGCGTTCCCGGGCCCACGACTCGAAGGCTTCGTACAGGGCGTCGGGGTCGGCGGTCGGCGGCAGCTGATCGATGAGGGTCACGCCCCCATCTTGCCTGTCCGCCCGCCCGATGCGGGAATCGGCTGCGGGCACGAAGATCGTGAACGCTACGCTGTGTCGCCGGCGGAGCGCCAACGCGCCCGGTCAACTGGACAGCGGCGAACGAGGAATGGGGCGGGCAACGGCCATGATGGGACCAGCACACTCACTGTCGGGCGCCGCGGCCTGGCTCGGGGTCGGTGCGGCGACGGCCGCGGCCGGGCACCCGATGCCCTGGCCGGTCCTCGTGGCCGGCGCCCTGATCTGCGCGGGCGCAGCCCTCGCCCCGGACCTGGACCACAAGGCGGCCACGATCTCGCGGGCCTTCGGGCCGTTGTCCCGCTGGCTGTGCGAGATCGTCGACAAGCTGTCCTACGCCGTCTACAAGGCCACCAGGAAGCAGGGCGACCCGCGCCGCTCCGGCGGGCACCGCACGCTCACCCACACCTGGCTGTGGGCCGTCCTGATCGGCGCCGGCACCGCGGCCCTGGCGATCTCCGGCGGCCGCTGGGCGGTGCTGGCCATCCTCTTCGTACACATGGTGCTGGCCATCGAGGGCTTGCTGTGGCGTGCCACCCGCGGCTCCAGCAGCGACGTCCTGGTGTGGCTGCTGGCGGCGGCCAGCGCCTGGATCCTCGCGGGGGTGCTGGACAAGCCGGGCAACGGCTCGGACTGGCTGTTCACGGCGCCGGGCCAGGAGTACCTGTGGCTGGGGCTGCCGGTCGTGCTGGGCGCGCTGGTCCACGACATCGGGGACGCGCTGACCGTCTCGGGCTGCCCGATCCTGTGGCCGATACCGGTGGGCCGCAAGCGCTGGTACCCGATCGGCCCGCCGAAGGGGATGCGGTTCCGGGCGGGCAGCTGGGTGGAGCTGAAGGTGCTGATGCCCGCGTTCATGCTGCTGGGCGGGGTGGGCTGCGCGGCGGCGCTCAACGTGATCTGAGGGACGCGCGCGCCGGGGACTCAGCCGGAGCCCTCGCCGCCGTACCGGCGCTCGAAGCGGGCCACGCGGCCTTCCGTGTCCACGGTCCGGGCCTTGCCCGTGTAGAAGGGGTGGCTCTCCGAGGAGATCTCCACGTCCACCACCGGGTAGGTCTCGCCGTCGTCCCACTCGATGGTCCGGTCACTGCTCGCGGTGGACCGGGTGAGGAAGGCGTAACCGGCGGCGCGGTCGCGGAAGACGACCGGGTGGTACTCGGG is a window from the Streptomyces capillispiralis genome containing:
- a CDS encoding metal-dependent hydrolase; protein product: MMGPAHSLSGAAAWLGVGAATAAAGHPMPWPVLVAGALICAGAALAPDLDHKAATISRAFGPLSRWLCEIVDKLSYAVYKATRKQGDPRRSGGHRTLTHTWLWAVLIGAGTAALAISGGRWAVLAILFVHMVLAIEGLLWRATRGSSSDVLVWLLAAASAWILAGVLDKPGNGSDWLFTAPGQEYLWLGLPVVLGALVHDIGDALTVSGCPILWPIPVGRKRWYPIGPPKGMRFRAGSWVELKVLMPAFMLLGGVGCAAALNVI
- a CDS encoding type B 50S ribosomal protein L31, with product MQQDKHPEYHPVVFRDRAAGYAFLTRSTASSDRTIEWDDGETYPVVDVEISSESHPFYTGKARTVDTEGRVARFERRYGGEGSG